One window of the Camelina sativa cultivar DH55 chromosome 1, Cs, whole genome shotgun sequence genome contains the following:
- the LOC104708847 gene encoding uncharacterized protein LOC104708847 — MSSNGTTDPQVASATDVVPLTTSSLLHINMINVTKLISTNYLMCNRQVNALLDGYNLGHFLDVEADKPDPTITTAGSTAANPAYVVWTRQDKLIYSAILGAISLDVQPLLSHASTSIDVRTTLSSTYAKRSRGHILQLKHQVSEWRKGNRSIDEYVQGLTMWFDQLAFLGKPEDHEDQIRYILKGLREDYKTVVDQTEGRAVAPSIPELHENILNLEATLLTSSHAASVPITANYANSHQRSKPFHPRQHNNNNQGWYHNNNGGHNRSSKPSLGKCQICGTQGNSARRCPQFQSPQAQRPLFPTPRANIAQSSTPWIMDSGATHHITSDFANLSIYQPYTGGEEVLVGDGTGLPILHMGSASLPFL; from the coding sequence ATGTCTTCTAATGGTACGACTGATCCCCAAGTTGCTTCAGCCACTGATGTTGTTCCCCTCACCACTTCTTCTCTGCTTCACATTAACATGATTAATGTCACAAAACTTATCTCCACTAATTACCTCATGTGCAACCGCCAAGTTAATGCCCTCCTTGACGGCTACAATCTTGGCCACTTTCTCGATGTTGAGGCAGACAAACCCGATCCCACGATCACGACCGCCGGATCCACTGCTGCTAATCCTGCTTATGTTGTGTGGACCCGCCAAGATAAACTCATTTACAGTGCTATCCTTGGTGCCATCTCTCTTGATGTGCAACCACTCCTCTCTCATGCCTCCACCTCTATAGACGTACGGACAACCTTGAGTTCTACCTACGCCAAGCGTAGCCGCGGCCACATCCTGCAACTGAAACACCAAGTAAGTGAATGGAGAAAAGGCAATCGTTCTATTGACGAATATGTCCAAGGGCTGACGATGTGGTTCGATCAACTTGCTTTCCTTGGCAAACCTGAGGATCATGAGGACCAGATCCGCTACATTCTCAAAGGCCTTCGCGAAGACTATAAGACCGTCGTTGACCAAACCGAAGGACGTGCTGTGGCACCCTCGATTCCGGAGCTTCACGAGAATATTCTCAACCTTGAAGCTACTCTTCTTACATCGAGTCATGCTGCCTCTGTTCCAATCACTGCCAACTATGCCAACAGTCATCAGCGCTCCAAGCCTTTCCATCCGCggcaacacaacaacaacaaccaaggCTGGTATCATAACAACAACGGTGGCCACAACCGTAGCTCTAAGCCTTCTCTTGGTAAGTGCCAGATTTGCGGCACTCAAGGTAACTCCGCTAGGCGTTGTCCTCAGTTTCAGTCTCCACAAGCTCAACGACCACTTTTTCCCACTCCTCGTGCCAACATTGCTCAATCTTCTACTCCTTGGATCATGGACTCTGGTGCCACGCACCATATTACATCCGACTTTGCCAATCTCTCCATTTATCAACCTTACACTGGCGGTGAAGAGGTTCTTGTTGGTGATGGCACTGGTCTTCCCATCCTTCACATGGGTTCAGCTTCTCTACCCTTTCTTTAA
- the LOC109125874 gene encoding uncharacterized protein LOC109125874 has translation MVIKRIELCIEIMKIAMEFLVVVADAVRTFLSHSSPPPHAYHRHGLYSYSPSPYRSSSPYIIGFLP, from the coding sequence atggtGATAAAGAGAATAGAGCTATGCATAGAGATTATGAAGATAGCAATGGAGTtcttggtggtggtggctgACGCCGTCAGAACCTTCTTGAGCCACTCTTCTCCGCCTCCTCATGCTTACCACCGCCACGGCCTCTACTCTTACTCTCCCTCCCCTTATCGCTCTTCTTCCCCTTACATCATCGGCTTTCTTCCCTGA
- the LOC104708863 gene encoding uncharacterized protein LOC104708863, translating to MSSSSVVVGTADATSLLNINMSNVTKLTSTNYLVWKRQVYALCKGYDLAGYLDGSVAVPPTTLTTNDVSSANPAYKNWFDQLALLESPLPQEDQIDYILGVPEEYKSVVDQIEGLDTTQSFTVVLEKLINHE from the exons ATGTCTTCTTCATCCGTGGTTGTTGGCACTGCTGATGCTACCTCTCTACTCAACATTAACATGTCCAACGTGACAAAACTCACTTCCACAAACTACTTGGTGTGGAAACGTCAAGTGTATGCTTTGTGCAAGGGATATGATCTCGCCGGTTACCTCGACGGATCTGTTGCTGTCCCTCCTACCACACTCACCACCAATGACGTCTCCTCTGCAAATCCGGCTTACAAAAACTG GTTTGATCAGTTAGCTTTGCTTGAGAGTCCGCTTCCTCAAGAAGATCAGATTGACTATATCCTTGGTGTTCCTGAAGAATACAAGTCGGTGGTGGATCAAATTGAAGGACTTGACACCACCCAATCCTTTACGGTCGTTCTTGAAAAGTTGATAAATCATGAATAG